The Chryseobacterium sp. 52 genome includes a region encoding these proteins:
- a CDS encoding methionine aminotransferase, translating to MIQLPLSKLSNVGTTIFSQMTQLANENEAINLSQGFPDFMPDSELLDHVEHFIKKGFNQYAPLGGMMPLKEEIARKIENSHQAVYHPDSEITVTAGGTQAIFTAIATFVKKEDEVIIFEPAYDCYEPTVELFGGIVKRFEMKAPDYEIDWNTVKGLVSDKTKMIIINNPNNPSGKILKENDLQELVNIVKDTSILILSDEVYENIVFDGKQHLSICQYPELKERSLLVASFGKLFHVTGWKTGYCAAPKNLTDEFRKVHQFNVFCVNTPVQLALAEYMKNDEHYTHLNAFFQEKRDFLRKGLAGTSFGLLDCEGTYFQALTYDKISDKNDFDFASELTINHKVASVPFSSFYKNKRNDHVIRLCFAKKQETLERAIENLSRL from the coding sequence ATGATACAACTTCCTTTATCTAAACTTTCTAATGTAGGAACAACCATTTTCAGCCAGATGACCCAATTGGCCAATGAAAATGAAGCCATCAACCTTTCTCAGGGATTTCCGGATTTCATGCCGGATTCTGAATTACTTGATCATGTAGAGCATTTCATAAAAAAAGGATTCAATCAGTATGCTCCGCTCGGAGGAATGATGCCGTTAAAGGAAGAAATTGCCAGAAAAATTGAGAACAGTCACCAGGCTGTTTATCATCCGGATTCTGAGATAACAGTTACAGCAGGAGGTACCCAGGCTATTTTTACAGCCATTGCTACTTTTGTAAAAAAAGAGGATGAAGTAATCATATTTGAACCTGCTTATGATTGCTATGAACCCACTGTAGAGCTTTTTGGAGGAATCGTAAAACGCTTTGAAATGAAAGCTCCGGATTATGAAATTGACTGGAATACCGTAAAAGGTCTTGTGAGTGACAAAACCAAAATGATCATCATTAATAACCCAAATAATCCTTCAGGAAAGATTTTAAAAGAAAATGACCTGCAGGAACTGGTTAATATTGTAAAAGACACTTCTATTCTTATTCTGAGTGATGAAGTATACGAGAATATCGTGTTTGATGGAAAACAGCATTTAAGCATCTGTCAATATCCTGAACTTAAAGAAAGAAGCTTACTCGTTGCTTCATTCGGAAAACTTTTCCATGTTACAGGCTGGAAAACGGGTTATTGTGCAGCGCCAAAAAATCTTACCGATGAATTCCGGAAGGTACATCAGTTCAATGTTTTCTGTGTGAATACGCCGGTTCAGCTGGCTCTTGCGGAATACATGAAAAATGATGAGCATTATACCCACCTGAATGCATTCTTCCAGGAAAAGAGAGACTTTTTAAGAAAAGGTCTTGCAGGTACATCATTTGGTCTTCTGGATTGTGAGGGAACTTATTTCCAGGCGCTGACGTATGATAAAATTTCTGATAAAAATGATTTTGATTTCGCTTCTGAACTGACAATCAATCATAAAGTGGCAAGTGTTCCTTTTTCTTCATTTTATAAAAACAAAAGGAATGATCATGTGATCAGATTATGTTTTGCAAAAAAACAGGAGACCTTAGAAAGAGCAATAGAAAACCTTTCCAGACTCTAA
- the cls gene encoding cardiolipin synthase, translated as MIKEFFSQFPYLLLGLEALYLVGIIFLAGKIIMDTRNTSKTLAYLMLIIFLPVVGIIIYFVFGVNYRKNKFYTFKIERNEQVYQAVSTYIRETHHKTLEKHKEEINTFLTTVNFLYNAGHSPLSQGNQAEVLINGERKFEKVFEVLAGAVHHIHLEYYIYDNDEIGNKLADLLIKKAEQGVIVRFLYDDMGSGKIGKKLLKRLKEGGVEVSPVNKITFRLLANRVNYRDHRKIIIVDGSEVFTGGINVSDKYINPNPKQYWRDVHLYIKGEAAFYFQFLFFSNWIFATEKVPEISPLYFAHQSEEEGSSLIQTAASGPDTKPSIMLSTTSAVLSAKKRIYIVTPYFIPVETVLNAIKQAAVSGVDVRLMVPKSGDSVIVNAAAYSYYEELLESNVRVFFYKKGFLHAKTMIIDDCVSSVGTANMDVRSQELNFEVNALVFDEKINKTLQNLFIEDMNDCEEILLESWRKRPKYKIFFEHLARLLSPLI; from the coding sequence ATGATTAAAGAGTTTTTCAGTCAGTTTCCTTATTTACTTCTCGGGCTTGAAGCTCTTTATCTTGTCGGGATTATTTTTCTGGCCGGGAAAATTATTATGGATACCCGAAACACGAGCAAAACACTGGCTTATCTCATGCTCATCATTTTTCTTCCGGTGGTGGGAATTATCATCTATTTTGTTTTTGGGGTTAATTATAGAAAAAACAAATTTTATACTTTTAAAATTGAAAGGAATGAACAGGTGTATCAGGCGGTAAGTACTTATATCAGGGAAACACATCATAAAACACTGGAAAAGCATAAAGAGGAAATAAATACCTTTCTGACGACAGTCAATTTCCTGTATAATGCCGGTCATTCTCCGCTGTCACAAGGAAATCAAGCAGAAGTTCTGATCAACGGAGAACGGAAATTTGAAAAAGTTTTTGAAGTTCTTGCAGGAGCTGTCCATCATATCCATTTGGAGTATTACATTTATGATAATGATGAAATAGGAAACAAGCTTGCTGATCTTCTGATTAAAAAAGCGGAACAAGGAGTGATCGTACGTTTTCTCTATGATGATATGGGCAGCGGAAAAATAGGGAAGAAGCTTTTGAAAAGATTAAAAGAAGGCGGTGTAGAAGTATCTCCTGTTAATAAAATTACATTCAGGCTTCTGGCCAACAGGGTCAATTACAGAGATCACAGAAAGATTATTATTGTAGACGGATCAGAGGTTTTTACAGGAGGAATCAATGTTTCAGATAAATATATTAACCCAAATCCAAAGCAGTACTGGAGGGATGTTCATCTGTATATTAAAGGAGAAGCCGCTTTTTATTTTCAGTTTTTATTTTTCAGCAACTGGATTTTTGCAACGGAAAAAGTTCCTGAGATCTCTCCGCTTTATTTTGCGCATCAAAGTGAAGAGGAGGGGAGTTCTCTTATTCAGACAGCAGCCAGCGGACCGGATACCAAGCCTTCCATTATGTTGAGTACCACTTCAGCAGTACTTTCCGCTAAAAAAAGAATATATATTGTTACGCCCTATTTTATTCCCGTTGAGACGGTACTGAATGCGATAAAACAAGCCGCTGTTTCCGGAGTTGACGTAAGGCTTATGGTTCCTAAATCCGGTGATTCTGTGATAGTCAACGCAGCAGCTTATTCTTATTACGAAGAACTTCTGGAAAGTAACGTAAGGGTTTTCTTTTACAAAAAAGGCTTTCTCCATGCTAAAACGATGATTATAGACGATTGTGTTTCATCCGTGGGAACGGCAAATATGGATGTAAGAAGTCAGGAACTGAATTTTGAAGTCAATGCCTTGGTTTTTGATGAAAAGATCAACAAAACGCTTCAGAATTTGTTTATTGAAGATATGAATGACTGTGAAGAAATTCTATTGGAATCCTGGAGAAAAAGGCCAAAATACAAAATCTTCTTTGAACATCTGGCCAGACTGCTTTCTCCGCTGATATAA
- a CDS encoding SDR family NAD(P)-dependent oxidoreductase, translating to MNTKTKIALVTGGSRGLGKNAALKIAQKGLDVIITYKNSREEAESVVNEIKSIGRNAIAFQLDTRDIKSFDAFVKNVTDHLENETESSNIDFLINNAGTALYSPIRETTEEQFDDMVNVHFKGVFFLTQKMIPFMNDGGGIINISSGLARFALPGSSVYGSMKAGVEMLTKYMAKELGPRKIKANVIAPGAIETDFGGGRTRDDENINSMISGITALGRAGLPDDIGGVVAFLCTEDAGWINGQRIEASGGMFL from the coding sequence ATGAATACAAAAACAAAAATTGCATTAGTAACCGGTGGAAGCCGCGGACTTGGAAAAAATGCAGCTCTTAAGATTGCCCAAAAAGGATTGGATGTCATCATCACTTATAAAAACAGCAGGGAAGAAGCTGAGTCTGTAGTTAATGAGATAAAATCAATAGGCCGGAATGCTATTGCCTTCCAATTGGATACAAGAGATATCAAGAGCTTTGATGCATTTGTGAAAAACGTGACGGATCATCTGGAAAATGAAACAGAAAGCTCAAACATTGATTTCCTTATTAATAATGCAGGGACAGCTTTATATTCTCCTATCAGAGAAACAACAGAAGAGCAGTTTGATGATATGGTTAATGTACATTTCAAAGGAGTTTTCTTTCTGACACAGAAAATGATTCCTTTCATGAATGACGGTGGAGGAATTATTAATATTTCATCCGGACTCGCAAGATTTGCGTTACCGGGATCATCCGTTTACGGCTCTATGAAAGCAGGTGTTGAAATGCTTACAAAATACATGGCGAAAGAGCTGGGACCTCGTAAAATCAAGGCCAATGTTATAGCACCCGGAGCTATAGAAACAGATTTCGGAGGCGGAAGAACCAGAGATGATGAAAATATAAACTCAATGATATCCGGTATTACAGCTTTGGGAAGAGCAGGACTTCCGGATGATATCGGAGGGGTGGTAGCATTCCTGTGTACTGAAGATGCAGGATGGATCAACGGACAGAGAATAGAAGCTTCCGGTGGAATGTTTTTATAA
- a CDS encoding helix-turn-helix domain-containing protein — MEKITHASLEDFYKEMTAKLGKDLESIFPKGLHKDIGHFNVFDIRQTIERARTISEMPYNRRKYYKISLIRGRNRAEYADKIIAIKKNALLFATPKVPYHWVPEDPDQSGSFCVFTEDFFIKAQSQFSLEELPIFQPGNVPLFEIEDELADEIETLFTKIKKEIASDYVFKYDLIRNYVLELIHYGQKLQPAAKLSTSNDASLRVVSLFIELLERQFPIESSDQRLQLKTAKDYADRLAVHVNYLNKKLKESTGKTTTEFIADRMVQEAKILLRQTKWNVSEVSYALGFEEIAHFSNFFKRKTSFTPMEFRS; from the coding sequence ATGGAAAAGATAACTCATGCATCCCTTGAAGATTTTTATAAAGAAATGACAGCCAAACTGGGAAAAGATCTTGAAAGTATTTTTCCAAAAGGGCTTCATAAAGATATTGGTCACTTTAATGTATTCGATATCAGGCAAACCATAGAAAGGGCAAGAACAATATCAGAAATGCCCTATAACAGACGAAAATACTATAAAATCAGTCTGATCAGAGGACGAAACAGAGCTGAATATGCTGACAAAATTATTGCCATAAAGAAAAATGCTTTATTGTTTGCCACTCCGAAAGTTCCCTACCATTGGGTTCCCGAAGATCCCGATCAGTCAGGAAGTTTTTGTGTATTTACAGAAGACTTTTTCATCAAAGCACAATCTCAGTTTTCTTTGGAAGAGCTGCCTATTTTTCAACCTGGAAATGTTCCGTTATTTGAGATTGAAGACGAATTGGCGGATGAAATAGAAACTCTTTTTACAAAAATAAAAAAGGAAATAGCTTCCGATTATGTGTTCAAATATGATCTCATCAGAAATTATGTTCTGGAGCTGATTCATTATGGACAAAAACTTCAGCCTGCAGCCAAACTTTCTACTTCAAATGACGCTTCATTAAGAGTGGTCTCCTTATTTATAGAACTTCTGGAAAGGCAGTTTCCTATTGAATCCTCAGACCAGAGGCTTCAGTTGAAGACAGCAAAAGATTATGCAGACAGACTTGCTGTTCATGTGAATTATTTGAATAAAAAATTAAAAGAAAGTACCGGAAAGACAACGACAGAATTTATTGCAGACCGTATGGTTCAGGAAGCTAAGATCCTGCTCCGACAGACCAAATGGAATGTTTCTGAGGTTTCTTATGCACTGGGTTTTGAAGAAATAGCTCACTTTTCCAACTTTTTTAAAAGAAAAACATCGTTTACCCCGATGGAATTCCGCTCTTGA
- a CDS encoding bacteriocin: MKNQDLPKGKKLNKKQLRSITGGLMDCIDPMTGGCRKISLGCAQLQCRPIIDPL, translated from the coding sequence ATGAAAAATCAAGATTTACCGAAAGGAAAAAAACTGAACAAAAAACAATTAAGAAGTATCACAGGCGGATTAATGGACTGTATTGATCCGATGACCGGAGGATGCAGAAAAATATCGCTGGGCTGTGCCCAATTACAGTGCAGACCGATTATAGATCCTTTATAA